The following proteins are co-located in the Pyricularia oryzae 70-15 chromosome 1, whole genome shotgun sequence genome:
- a CDS encoding beta-glucosidase 1: protein MKHLGVLSILLLLSAAAEKPSEVPYYGRSPPVYPSPVGNGTTSREWTNAYRRAAALVRLMTVEEKANVTRGYAGPCVGNTGAVPRLNVPAICMADGPAGIRGQEYVSAFPAGIHLAATFDADLMYEYGAALGREYSSRGINVGLGPVAGPLGRVARAGRNWEGLSNDPYLAGVGMGAVTRGMQDSGVISTPKHWLLNEQEFRRRQSDLGEAISSNVDDRTLHELYVWPFMDSLREGAGSVMCSYQRANHSYGCQNSKLMNGILKMELGFEGFVVSDWEAQNSGVASANAGLDVVMPRAGLWGDKLVEAVNNGSVSHERLDDMATRLLASVHLLDQEFSYPSPGVYNNLQQHFPRNVQRDHARLIRRIGAAGTVLVKNVNKTLPLKGGPDFLAVYGYDATVNAVPWKNRDRYGGGYEVNWGWETFNGTLITGGGSGGNTPPYVVSPFQALQERASREGGILRWDFWSEDPETPYVNADACLVFINAYASESFDRLSLTDAHSDRLVHNVAGMCGNTIVVVHSAGIRTVDAWHDHPNVTAIIFAGLPGQESGHAIVDVLYGDVNPTGRLPYTIARREEDYGKLLNSSTSFDFFAEDNFDEGLYIDYRAFDKENIQPLYEFGFGLSYTTFSYQALSATVLPAESLASSSKLAEYPDPAVRIIQGGHPDLWEKVALVRARIGNTGPVAGTEVVQLYLGVPGDDSPVRQLRGFAHVGPLAPGEERSVVLELTRRDLSVWDVVAQQWRMRRGEYKVFVGASSRDIKLNGAFTI, encoded by the exons ATGAAGCACCTTGGCGTCCTCAGCATCCTGCTGCTCCTCTCAGCGGCGGCCGAAAAGCCGTCCGAGGTGCCGTACTACGGCCGCAGCCCGCCAGTGTATCCGTCGCCAGTCGGCAACGGCACCACCAGCCGCGAATGGACCAACGCCTACCGCCGGGCCGCCGCGCTGGTCAGGCTCATGACGGTGGAGGAAAAGGCCAATGTGACGCGCGGGTACGCAGGCCCCTGCGTGGGCAACACGGGCGCCGTGCCGCGGCTCAACGTGCCGGCCATCTGCATGGCGGACGGTCCGGCGGGGATAAGGGGTCAGGAGTACGTGTCGGCGTTTCCGGCAGGCATCCACCTCGCCGCGACGTTTGACGCGGATCTCATGTACGAGTATGGTGCCGCGCTGGGGAGGGAGTATTCGTCCCGTGGCATCAACGTCGGTCTGGGTCCGGTGGCCGGCCCGCTTGGTAGAGTGGCCAGAGCGGGGAGGAACTGGGAGGGTCTGAGCAACGATCCGTATCTTGCCGGCGTTGGCATGGGCGCCGTGACCAGGGGTATGCAGGACTCTGGTGTCATCTCGACGCCGAAGCACTGGCTTCTCAACGAGCAGGAGTTTAGGCGGCGACAGTCGGACCTTGGAGAGGCCATCAGCTCGAATGTGGATGACAGGACCCTCCACGAGCTTTACGTCTG GCCCTTTATGGACAGCCTGCGCGAAGGTGCGGGCTCCGTCATGTGCTCGTACCAGCGCGCAAACCACTCGTACGGCTGCCAAAACTCCAAACTGATGAACGGCATCCTCAAGATGGAGCTCGGGTTCGAGGGCTTCGTGGTCTCGGACTGGGAGGCGCAAAACTCGGGGGTCGCGTCGGccaacgccgggctcgacgTCGTCATGCCGCGCGCCGGACTCTGGGGCGACAAGCTGGTCGAGGCGGTCAACAACGGCAGCGTCAGCCACGAGCGCCTCGACGACATGGCCACGCGGCTGCTGGCGAGCGTGCACCTCCTCGACCAGGAGTTCAGCTACCCGTCGCCGGGCGTCTACAACAACCTGCAGCAGCACTTCCCCCGCAACGTCCAGCGCGACCACGCCCGCCTGATCCGCCGcatcggcgccgccggcacggtcctggTCAAGAACGTCAACAAGACGCTGCCCCTCAAGGGCGGGCCAGACTTCCTCGCCGTGTACGGCTACGACGCCACCGTCAACGCCGTGCCGTGGAAGAACCGCGACCGCTACGGCGGCGGTTACGAGGTCAACTGGGGCTGGGAGACCTTCAACGGCACGCTCATCACCGGCGGGGGGTCCGGCGGCAACACGCCCCCCTACGTCGTCTCGCCGTTCCAGGCGCTGCAGGAGCGCGCCTCTCGTGAGGGCGGCATCCTGCGCTGGGACTTTTGGTCCGAGGACCCCGAGACGCCCTACGTCAACGCCGACGCGTGCCTGGTCTTCATCAACGCCTACGCCTCGGAGTCGTTTGACCGGCTCAGCCTGACCGACGCCCATAGCGACAGGCTGGTGCACAACGTCGCCGGCATGTGCGGCAACACCATCGTCGTGGTGCACTCGGCCGGCATCCGCACCGTCGACGCCTGGCACGACCACCCCAACGTGACTGCCATCATCTTCGCCGGCCTCCCCGGCCAGGAGAGCGGGCATGCCATCGTCGACGTGCTGTACGGCGACGTGaacccgaccggccggctgCCCTACACGATTGCGCGCAGGGAGGAGGACTACGGCAAGCTGCTCAACTCGTCGACGTCGTTCGACTTCTTCGCCGAGGACAACTTCGACGAGGGCCTGTACATCGACTACCGCGCCTTCGACAAGGAAAACATCCAGCCGCTGTACGAGTTCGGCTTCGGGCTGTCCTACACCACCTTTTCGTACCAGGCTCTCTCCGCGACCGTGCTGCCCGCCGAGTCCCTGGCCTCGTCGTCCAAGCTGGCCGAGTACCCGGACCCGGCCGTGCGGATCATCCAAGGCGGCCACCCGGACCTGTGGGAAAAGGTCGCGCTCGTGAGGGCGCGCATCGGCAACACGGGCCCCGTCGCCGGCACCGAGGTGGTGCAGCTGTACCTGGGCGTGCCGGGCGACGATTCGCCCGTGCGACAGCTGCGAGGGTTCGCGCACGTCGGGCCGCTCGCGCCGGGAGAGGAGCGCAGTGTCGTGCTCGAGCTGACGAGGAGGGACCTGAGCGTCTGGGACGTCGTGGCGCAGCAGTGGCGGATGAGGAGGGGAGAGTACAAGGTGTTTGTTGGGGCCAGCAGTCGAGACATTAAGCTTAATGGGGCCTTTACTATTTGA
- a CDS encoding quinate permease, with the protein MAGPKKPVNVFKLKNLNVPPEVFNWRLWFAVLSFALLGAARGVDEGLISGAFNSKNFQDSINYKSYSTVDQANIKANVSAMVQIGSVGGSLFAFLVCDRIGRIWAVRQLCAIWILGIGLFLGANGNLGMIYAGRFIAGLGVGQTPVVGPVYIAEIAPPEVRGLCTCIFTGFVYLGIVLAYFANYGCQINMGDNTPARWMVPTSLHIMFATIIFCLSFMQYESPRFFIKQGKHEAAQYNMARLRNLPEDHPYVLNEIAAIEMAHQEEMEATKGTGFWGMLKEMFTVPSNLYRIWLALMAQIMSQWSGAGSITLYAPDLFKLLGIAGTNETLLVTAVFGIVKLIAAIICALFLVDVIGRKRSLLIGISLQAVSMIYVASFLTAVPKLGVDEALAMNDAQLGASKGAIAMIYISGFGWALGWNSMQYLLTSELFPLRIRALATSMAMTFHFANQYGNARALPNMLLPFGKGGINPNGSFWTFAIITILGGFWVWFFVPETAGRSLESMDRLFALPWYRIGRYGNADAEEQDAVYKTKEEEAGVSSGAHVEKTREIA; encoded by the exons ATGGCGGGACCCAAGAAGCCGGTCAACGTCTTCAAGTTGAAGAACCTCAATGTTCCGCCCGAGGTCTTCAACTGGCGCCTATGGTTCGCCGTGCTCTCCTTTGCGCTCCTCGGCGCCGCACGTGGTGTGGATGAGGGCTTGATCTCGGGTGCTTTCAACAGCAAAAACTTTCAGGACTCGATCAACTACAAGTCCTACAGCACAGTCGATCAGGCTAACATCAAGGCCAATGTATCAGCCATGGTGCAGATTGGTTCTGTTGGTGGCTCGCTATT TGCTTTTCTGGTCTGCGATCGCATAGGACGAATCTGGGCCGTCAGGCAGCTTTGCGCCATCTGGATTCTGGGCATTGGGCTTTTCCTAGGTGCCAATGGTAACCTTGGAATGATCTACGCTGGAAGGTTCATCGCTGGCTTGGGAGTCGGA CAAACTCCTGTCGTCGGTCCCGTCTACATTGCCGAGATCGCGCCACCAGAGGTCCGAGGTCTCTGCACCTGCATTTTCACCGGTTTCGTCTACCTGGGAATCGTGCTGGCCTATTTCGCCAACTACGGCTGCCAGATCAACATGGGCGACAACACGCCTGCTCGTTGGATGGTTCCTACATCTCTTCACATCATGTTTGCCACCATCATCTTCTGTCTGAGTTTCATGCAGTACGAGTCTCCCAGGTTCTTCATCAAGCAGGGCAAGCATGAAGCCGCTCAGTACAACATGGCCCGCCTGCGCAACCTCCCAGAGGATCACCCCTACGTGTTGAACGAGATTGCAGCTATTGAGATGGCTCATCAAGAGGAGATGGAGGCAACCAAGGGCACTGGTTTCTGGGGCATGCTGAAGGAGATGTTTACCGTTCCCAGCAACCTCTACCGTATCTGGTTGGCCCTGATGGCTCAGATCATGTCGCAGTGGTCGGGCGCCGGATCTATCACGCTATACGCCCCGGATCTCTTCAAGCTGCTTGGCATCGCAGGCACAAACGAGACTCTCCTCGTCACCGCCGTTTTCGGAATTGTCAAGCTTATCGCTGCCATCATCTGCGCTCTGTTCCTCGTCGATGTGATCGGCCGGAAGCGCTCCCTCCTCATCGGTATCAGCTTGCAAGCTGTGTCAATGATCTACGTTGCCAGCTTCCTCACTGCAGTACCTAAGCTGGGCGTTGATGAAGCTCTCGCTATGAACGACGCGCAGCTGGGAGCCTCCAAGGGCGCTATTGCCATGATATACATCAGCGGCTTcggctgggccttgggctGGAACTCGATGCAATACCTCCTTACCTCGGAGCTGTTCCCCCTGAGGATCCGAGCCCTGGCCACGTCGATGGCCATGACTTTCCACTTTGCCAACCAGTATGGCAATGCACGCGCCTTACCCAACATGCTCCTGCCCTTCGGGAAGGGTGGCATCAACCCCAACGGATCCTTCTGGACGTTTGCTATAATCACGATCCTGGGTGGTTTCTGGGTTTGGTTCTTTGTTCCCGAGACGGCTGGAAGGTCGCTCGAAAGCATGGACCGGCTTTTCGCTCTGCCCTGGTACCGTATCGGTCGCTACGGCAACGCGGATGCCGAGGAGCAGGATGCGGTGTACAAGACCAAGGAAGAAGAGGCCGGCGTCTCTAGTGGTGCACATGTGGAGAAGACACGAGAGATTGCTTAA